One window of Pseudacidobacterium ailaaui genomic DNA carries:
- a CDS encoding SIR2 family NAD-dependent protein deacylase — protein MSAKIDIGAEERVFVLTGAGISAESGLPTFRDSNGLWSGHRVDEVATPEAWKKNPELVWRFYSMRRREAMQAVPNPAHHALAVLESRLGQNFFLCTQNVDDLHERAGSRNLLHMHGELFSSRCEDDCGEPVFPDQNLYESESVIPRCKCGARLRPHIVWFGECPLGMDRIMHEIDRCHVMIVIGTSGNVHPAASFVHWARQRGPWVRTYYVGPELPANAAAFTEVIQGRAGEVLPDCLREK, from the coding sequence ATGAGCGCAAAAATTGACATCGGTGCTGAGGAAAGAGTGTTTGTGCTGACCGGGGCTGGTATCAGTGCGGAAAGCGGGCTGCCCACCTTTCGCGACAGCAACGGTCTGTGGAGTGGACATCGAGTCGACGAGGTTGCTACTCCCGAGGCCTGGAAGAAGAATCCGGAGCTTGTGTGGCGGTTTTATTCCATGCGCCGCCGCGAGGCGATGCAAGCTGTTCCGAATCCCGCCCATCACGCATTGGCCGTGCTGGAATCAAGGTTGGGTCAGAATTTCTTTCTTTGCACCCAGAATGTGGATGATCTGCATGAACGTGCCGGATCACGCAATCTTCTCCATATGCACGGAGAGCTGTTTTCTTCGCGTTGTGAAGACGATTGCGGCGAGCCCGTTTTTCCTGACCAGAATTTGTATGAATCAGAAAGCGTGATTCCCCGCTGTAAATGCGGGGCAAGGTTACGTCCCCACATTGTCTGGTTTGGCGAATGCCCGCTGGGAATGGACCGCATCATGCATGAAATCGACCGCTGCCATGTGATGATTGTCATCGGCACATCAGGCAATGTGCATCCAGCGGCCAGTTTTGTGCATTGGGCCCGGCAAAGAGGTCCGTGGGTGCGTACCTATTATGTCGGTCCGGAGCTACCGGCAAACGCCGCCGCTTTCACCGAGGTCATCCAAGGCAGGGCCGGAGAAGTCCTTCCGGATTGCCTGCGAGAAAAATAA